The genomic DNA ATCGGCATCCCTTTAGAGGCGGCCTATGAAGAGGAAGCCTCAGAACTCGGTTTTAATGACCTCAACTTGGTCAACAAGGTAGCTGTTAAAGCCAGGTTAACTAATATGGGAAGTTATATCAATGTTCAGGGGGAGATCCAGTTTGAACTTGCCCTGGAGTGCATCCGATGTCTTAACCCTTTTATTCTTCCCTCTAAGACAACCTTTGAGGTTGACTATTACAAGAAGATATCCTTAGTGGAGCCGACTGAGATGGCTCTCACTGAAAAAGACCTGCGAATGGCTTACTATACGGATGATCGAATAGATCTGCTGGAAGAAATAAGGCAAGATATTATCCTGGCTGTCCCGGTGAAACCTCTCTG from bacterium includes the following:
- a CDS encoding DUF177 domain-containing protein is translated as MKRYIDLTQIKKTIGIPLEAAYEEEASELGFNDLNLVNKVAVKARLTNMGSYINVQGEIQFELALECIRCLNPFILPSKTTFEVDYYKKISLVEPTEMALTEKDLRMAYYTDDRIDLLEEIRQDIILAVPVKPLCQEDCQGLCPSCGQNLNIGKCKCREEDIFSPWSSLKKLLEE